A part of Prosthecobacter sp. SYSU 5D2 genomic DNA contains:
- a CDS encoding NADH-quinone oxidoreductase subunit J, whose product MPSIFFYLFSALTLGFGLMVVTARNPVTSALSLAMSFVGLAVLFLSLDAYFIGTIQILVYAGAVMVLFLFIIMLMDIKAEEGKKPNVPAVAAGLTLAVILALQIITVSSSFDKGSVKLKDAPLALAAAGEAAELPTIANDLKAGVLPDAKLMGFTLFHQYGFHLQVVGLLLLVGTVGVVVLSKREKGAKEVR is encoded by the coding sequence ATGCCGTCCATTTTCTTTTACCTCTTCAGCGCGCTGACCCTGGGCTTTGGCCTCATGGTCGTGACGGCGCGCAATCCGGTGACGAGCGCCCTCAGTCTGGCGATGAGCTTTGTGGGACTCGCCGTGCTTTTCCTGAGCCTGGATGCCTACTTCATCGGCACGATTCAGATCCTGGTCTATGCCGGAGCGGTGATGGTGCTGTTTTTGTTCATCATCATGCTGATGGACATCAAGGCCGAAGAAGGCAAAAAGCCGAATGTGCCGGCTGTCGCCGCAGGCCTCACCCTGGCGGTGATTTTGGCGCTGCAAATCATCACAGTGAGCAGCAGTTTTGACAAAGGCAGTGTGAAGTTGAAAGACGCACCGCTGGCCCTGGCGGCCGCCGGGGAGGCAGCCGAACTGCCAACCATCGCGAACGATCTGAAAGCGGGCGTCCTGCCGGATGCCAAGCTCATGGGGTTCACCCTTTTCCATCAATACGGGTTCCACCTTCAGGTGGTGGGCCTGTTGCTGCTGGTGGGCACCGTCGGTGTGGTGGTGCTGAGCAAGCGTGAGAAAGGAGCCAAGGAAGTCCGATGA
- a CDS encoding NADH-quinone oxidoreductase subunit I, producing MATIIVQRPKLAWHERWFISTLAKGLKITLGHALKTFREITGGKEKVTMEYPEEKWDANLPSYYRGAPALVTDEQDRERCVSCQLCEFICPPKAIKIIPGEIPSDDPWAKVEKRPKEFEIDMIRCIYCGMCEEVCPEQAIYLRKDYAITGESRAEMVHDKKKLYEIGGKRIGLVNKWNELK from the coding sequence ATGGCAACCATTATCGTCCAACGTCCCAAACTTGCCTGGCATGAGAGGTGGTTCATTTCCACTCTCGCCAAAGGCTTGAAAATCACCCTGGGCCACGCTTTGAAAACCTTCCGGGAAATCACCGGCGGGAAGGAAAAGGTGACCATGGAGTATCCCGAGGAGAAGTGGGATGCCAACCTGCCTTCCTATTATCGCGGTGCGCCTGCGCTGGTCACCGATGAGCAGGACCGTGAGCGCTGCGTGAGCTGCCAGCTCTGTGAATTCATCTGCCCGCCGAAGGCCATCAAGATCATCCCCGGCGAGATCCCGAGCGATGACCCATGGGCAAAGGTGGAGAAGCGTCCGAAGGAGTTCGAAATTGACATGATCCGCTGCATCTACTGCGGGATGTGCGAAGAAGTCTGCCCGGAGCAGGCCATTTACCTGCGGAAAGACTACGCCATCACTGGTGAGTCCCGGGCCGAGATGGTGCATGACAAGAAGAAGCTCTATGAGATCGGCGGCAAGCGCATCGGTCTCGTCAACAAGTGGAATGAACTGAAGTAG
- a CDS encoding complex I subunit 1 family protein: MAILLASFDLAFLITSVVKIVFLTFLVILPLVAYSVYAERRFSAIIQDRVGPNRTGIPLTLFGFKKDIQIFGIGGLVQPLADGLKFLLKEDFTPRSVNTFYYWLAPALTMVPALLTCVVLPFGSELDLSFLNPLIGTNFTQPVKSVIADLNVGPLFVFAIASLGVYGIVIAGWSSNSKYPFLGSIRSSAQMISYELSLGLSIIPVLMVLGELNLSKIAADQDANGWLLLPLWGDSAPWANGGDFSRWVLWVPMLLSFCIFTVAMFAETNRLPFDLAECETELVAGYHTEYSSMKFALFFMGEYAAMIIGSGIAVTLFLGGWSIPFAPLLGLDYVAGNTPFWLGLLHIGTFFAKIIVFILFFILIRWSLPRFRFDQLMKLGWLYMFELALANVILTAAIIAWFTK; the protein is encoded by the coding sequence ATGGCAATACTTCTCGCCAGCTTCGACTTAGCCTTTCTCATCACATCCGTGGTGAAGATCGTTTTTCTGACCTTTTTGGTCATCCTGCCCCTGGTCGCCTACTCGGTGTATGCGGAGCGGCGGTTTTCGGCGATCATCCAGGATCGTGTGGGTCCCAACCGCACGGGCATCCCGCTGACGCTTTTCGGATTCAAGAAGGACATCCAGATTTTCGGCATTGGCGGCCTGGTGCAGCCGCTGGCAGACGGCCTTAAGTTCCTGCTGAAGGAAGATTTCACGCCCCGGTCGGTGAATACCTTTTATTACTGGCTGGCCCCGGCGCTGACCATGGTCCCGGCACTGCTGACCTGCGTGGTGCTGCCCTTTGGCAGTGAGCTGGACCTGAGCTTCCTGAATCCGCTCATCGGCACCAATTTCACCCAGCCGGTAAAGTCCGTCATTGCCGACCTCAACGTGGGGCCGCTGTTTGTTTTTGCCATCGCCTCCCTGGGTGTTTACGGGATCGTCATCGCGGGCTGGTCTTCGAACTCGAAGTATCCGTTTCTGGGCAGCATCCGCTCCTCGGCGCAGATGATCTCCTATGAGCTTTCGCTGGGCCTGTCCATCATCCCGGTACTGATGGTTCTTGGAGAGCTGAACCTGTCCAAAATCGCTGCGGATCAGGACGCCAACGGCTGGCTGCTGCTGCCACTCTGGGGTGACAGTGCTCCATGGGCCAATGGTGGGGATTTTAGCCGCTGGGTGCTGTGGGTGCCGATGCTGCTTTCTTTCTGCATCTTCACAGTGGCGATGTTTGCCGAGACAAACCGCCTGCCCTTTGACCTGGCCGAGTGCGAAACGGAACTGGTGGCCGGTTATCACACCGAATACAGTTCCATGAAATTTGCCCTCTTCTTCATGGGCGAGTACGCGGCGATGATCATTGGCTCCGGCATTGCGGTCACGCTGTTCCTGGGCGGCTGGAGCATCCCCTTCGCGCCTCTCCTCGGGCTTGATTATGTCGCGGGAAATACCCCTTTCTGGCTTGGGCTGCTTCACATTGGGACGTTTTTTGCCAAAATCATCGTCTTCATCCTTTTCTTCATCCTGATCCGCTGGTCTCTGCCACGGTTCCGTTTTGACCAGCTCATGAAGCTTGGCTGGCTTTACATGTTCGAGCTGGCACTGGCCAACGTCATCCTGACGGCTGCGATCATCGCTTGGTTTACGAAGTAA
- a CDS encoding phosphoribosylaminoimidazolesuccinocarboxamide synthase, which produces MSYPAPAPARLDLSQLGEPVYLGSVQHLYAVPDHPSYIVCQTTPAGSVFDVGSIFSIAGNDLNRAIFRHAMYSRLTQPATWRRVQDALLRTDGLGVTWRDQLMDGPLQTMLEGGARTHHVGMLDGDTGEVIAQGMPATPSCYNIVRRFPVMKPPQRNVMGNFVFDYAQFHQSDTYVIPLEYIVRFGVTSGSSVLRKYEALSEKERRAFEQELGLTGPMQAWQMLDRPIYDLTSKYEPEDRAVSKQEALLMSGLSAQHFTDTIKMALLGAWAVRDMLEEIGLQLWDLKWEFAVDRETLLFVDTIDADSFRATSTVPVDGRNLIIHYNKQAMRDYYRLVCADWYAGINAAKAEAQKTGTAFKQVLADGQAAGLYPATPEVDAAFLDLQATKTALIKDHVLGAKDAASIRSGLVETGLAEAEFYRSKGLLDELLKLNAV; this is translated from the coding sequence ATGTCCTACCCTGCCCCCGCCCCTGCCCGTCTTGATTTGTCCCAGCTCGGAGAGCCCGTTTATCTCGGCTCTGTGCAACATCTCTATGCCGTGCCGGACCATCCTTCTTACATCGTCTGCCAGACCACGCCCGCCGGGTCGGTCTTTGATGTGGGCAGCATTTTCAGCATCGCCGGCAATGACCTCAACCGGGCCATCTTCCGCCACGCCATGTATTCACGCCTCACCCAGCCGGCCACCTGGCGGCGTGTGCAGGACGCGCTGCTGCGCACGGACGGCCTTGGCGTCACCTGGCGCGACCAGCTCATGGACGGCCCCCTGCAGACCATGCTGGAAGGCGGAGCCCGCACCCACCACGTCGGCATGCTGGATGGTGATACGGGCGAAGTCATCGCCCAGGGCATGCCCGCCACCCCAAGCTGCTACAACATCGTCCGCCGTTTCCCCGTCATGAAGCCGCCCCAGCGGAATGTGATGGGCAATTTCGTCTTCGACTACGCTCAGTTCCACCAGAGCGACACCTACGTCATCCCGCTGGAGTACATCGTCCGTTTTGGCGTGACCAGCGGCAGCTCCGTGCTGCGCAAATACGAGGCCTTGAGCGAAAAAGAACGCCGCGCCTTTGAGCAGGAGCTCGGTCTGACCGGACCCATGCAAGCCTGGCAGATGCTGGACCGTCCCATCTACGACCTGACCAGCAAATACGAGCCGGAAGACCGCGCCGTCAGCAAACAGGAAGCTCTGCTCATGTCCGGCCTGAGCGCCCAGCATTTCACCGACACCATCAAAATGGCCCTACTCGGTGCCTGGGCTGTCCGGGACATGCTGGAGGAGATCGGCCTGCAGCTTTGGGATCTCAAATGGGAGTTTGCCGTGGACCGCGAGACCCTGCTCTTTGTGGATACCATTGATGCCGACAGCTTCCGCGCCACGAGCACCGTGCCGGTGGATGGCCGCAACCTCATCATCCATTACAACAAGCAGGCGATGCGGGATTATTACCGCCTGGTCTGTGCCGACTGGTATGCCGGCATCAATGCCGCCAAGGCCGAGGCCCAAAAGACCGGCACCGCCTTCAAGCAGGTCCTCGCCGACGGCCAGGCTGCCGGTCTCTACCCGGCCACGCCGGAAGTGGACGCCGCCTTCCTGGACCTTCAGGCCACCAAAACCGCCCTCATCAAGGACCACGTGCTCGGGGCCAAAGACGCCGCTTCCATCCGCAGCGGCCTGGTCGAAACCGGCCTGGCTGAAGCGGAGTTCTATCGCAGCAAAGGACTCCTGGATGAGCTTCTCAAGCTGAACGCCGTCTGA
- a CDS encoding cation acetate symporter yields the protein MTISLIMFIAFVALTLLITFWAAKRNTGASAYFAAGRSITGWQNGLAVAGDYMSAASFLGISGMICFYGYDGFMYSVGFLVAYITVLLIVAEPLRNAGKYTMADLLAYRLNPRPVRAMASLSTLTVSTFYMIAQMVGAGVIIERLIGLPFAPAVIGVGVLMLVYVVFGGMLATTWVQIIKALLLMAGAILLSYLVLQFHDFSLAGFFDAVSKADYAGTAEPKNLMEPGLKFGIAVAGPWGPLDLVSLGLGLVLGTAGLPHILVRFYTVPDAKTARSSVVWAMAIIGVFYIMTTFFGFGAATILKKALILTESGAPNPNMVAPILAQELGGELFFAFISAVAFATILAVVAGLTMSASASFAHDFYSNVIHAGKENRPGAEVKVARITAFVVGAVSIGIAIFLGPAVNAAFLVGLAFAVAASANLPVIIFSVFWKRFNTTGAVAGLVTGLASAIILILLSPVGIFGKAGAPFPLENPGIVSIPLGFLAAYLGTILTPRDLVAEAKFSELTVRAHTGLGSEKATSH from the coding sequence ATGACCATCTCTCTCATCATGTTCATCGCCTTCGTGGCGCTCACGTTGTTGATCACATTCTGGGCCGCCAAGCGCAACACCGGTGCCAGCGCCTATTTCGCCGCCGGTCGTAGTATCACCGGCTGGCAAAACGGCTTGGCCGTGGCCGGGGATTACATGAGCGCCGCCTCCTTCCTGGGGATCTCCGGGATGATCTGCTTCTACGGTTACGATGGATTCATGTACTCCGTGGGCTTCCTGGTGGCTTACATCACCGTGCTGCTCATCGTGGCGGAGCCACTGAGAAATGCGGGCAAGTACACCATGGCGGACCTGCTGGCCTATCGCCTGAATCCGCGCCCTGTGCGGGCCATGGCCTCGCTGAGCACGCTGACAGTCTCCACCTTTTACATGATCGCCCAGATGGTGGGCGCCGGGGTGATCATTGAGCGTCTCATCGGGCTGCCCTTCGCCCCGGCGGTCATCGGCGTGGGTGTGCTCATGCTGGTCTATGTGGTCTTTGGTGGTATGCTGGCGACGACGTGGGTGCAGATCATCAAGGCGCTGCTGCTGATGGCCGGGGCCATCTTGCTGAGCTACCTGGTCCTCCAGTTCCATGATTTCAGCCTCGCCGGTTTCTTTGATGCCGTTTCAAAAGCCGACTACGCGGGCACGGCAGAGCCGAAAAACCTCATGGAGCCGGGTCTGAAGTTTGGCATCGCGGTGGCCGGTCCCTGGGGGCCGCTAGACCTGGTCTCTCTGGGCTTGGGGCTTGTACTCGGCACCGCCGGGCTGCCGCACATCCTGGTGCGATTTTATACGGTGCCGGATGCCAAGACCGCCCGCTCCAGTGTCGTGTGGGCCATGGCCATCATTGGCGTGTTCTACATCATGACCACTTTCTTTGGTTTTGGTGCCGCCACCATCCTGAAAAAAGCGCTCATCCTGACCGAAAGCGGTGCTCCAAATCCGAACATGGTCGCTCCGATCCTGGCCCAGGAGCTGGGGGGTGAGCTTTTCTTCGCCTTCATCAGCGCCGTGGCCTTTGCGACAATTCTCGCCGTCGTGGCCGGCCTGACGATGAGCGCCTCCGCTTCGTTTGCGCATGATTTTTATTCCAACGTCATCCATGCGGGCAAAGAAAACCGCCCCGGTGCCGAGGTGAAGGTGGCCCGCATCACCGCCTTTGTGGTGGGTGCGGTGAGCATCGGCATCGCCATTTTCCTGGGCCCGGCCGTGAATGCCGCCTTCCTGGTGGGACTGGCTTTTGCCGTGGCTGCCAGCGCTAACCTGCCGGTCATCATCTTCAGTGTGTTCTGGAAGCGGTTCAATACCACCGGTGCCGTGGCGGGCCTGGTTACGGGTCTGGCATCAGCCATCATCCTCATCCTGCTCAGCCCGGTGGGCATCTTCGGCAAAGCGGGTGCGCCTTTCCCTCTGGAAAATCCCGGCATTGTCAGCATTCCCCTCGGCTTCCTGGCCGCCTATCTGGGCACCATCCTGACACCTCGGGATCTCGTCGCCGAGGCTAAGTTTTCAGAGCTCACCGTCCGCGCCCACACAGGCTTGGGCTCAGAAAAAGCCACCAGCCACTGA
- a CDS encoding DUF485 domain-containing protein: MEKNKATVEWDRLEAKPEFKALLSRKASFIIKATVFFMAYYLALPILVGYAPELMKKKVFGEVNIAYLFALSQFFMAWIMAFVYVRVASRWDREAAAVIADAK; this comes from the coding sequence ATGGAAAAAAATAAAGCAACTGTAGAATGGGACCGGCTGGAGGCGAAGCCTGAATTCAAGGCTTTGCTGAGCCGGAAGGCGAGCTTCATCATCAAGGCGACGGTCTTCTTCATGGCCTATTACCTGGCGCTGCCCATCCTCGTGGGCTATGCGCCTGAACTGATGAAAAAGAAGGTCTTCGGGGAGGTGAACATCGCCTACCTGTTCGCGCTGTCGCAGTTCTTCATGGCCTGGATCATGGCCTTTGTGTATGTGCGCGTCGCCTCGCGCTGGGACCGTGAAGCGGCGGCGGTTATCGCCGACGCGAAGTAA
- a CDS encoding NIPSNAP family protein encodes MTRRHLLPVLSSLFLTCTAPAAENVPAEVYELRIYTTNEGKLDALQARFRDHTCRLFEKHGITNVGYWVPIAKEDGADNTLIYILKHKSIEGAKASFAAFGKDPEWQAARKASEEGGKILARAPESYFLSTTDYSPPVPCGASTGERVFEMRTYTTHPGKLPALHDRFKNHTMKLFSKHGMCHVAYWTPAEGQPDADIKLIYILSHASHEAGLASFTAFRADPDWITAKGISEKEGSLTVPQPEGVKSIYMRATDYSPLR; translated from the coding sequence ATGACCCGCCGCCATCTGCTTCCCGTCCTCAGTTCCCTCTTTCTCACCTGTACCGCGCCTGCCGCAGAGAACGTCCCCGCTGAAGTTTACGAATTGCGCATTTACACCACCAACGAAGGCAAGCTGGATGCCCTTCAGGCCCGCTTCCGCGACCATACCTGCCGCCTTTTTGAAAAACACGGCATCACCAACGTCGGTTACTGGGTGCCCATCGCCAAAGAGGACGGAGCAGACAACACCCTCATCTACATCCTGAAGCACAAAAGCATCGAGGGAGCCAAAGCCTCTTTCGCCGCATTCGGCAAAGACCCCGAGTGGCAGGCGGCCCGCAAAGCCAGCGAGGAAGGCGGAAAAATCCTGGCCCGTGCGCCTGAATCTTATTTCCTCTCCACCACTGACTATTCACCACCCGTCCCTTGCGGTGCCAGCACCGGCGAGCGTGTTTTTGAGATGCGTACCTACACCACCCATCCGGGCAAGCTCCCCGCCCTGCATGACCGTTTCAAAAATCACACCATGAAGCTCTTCAGCAAACATGGCATGTGTCACGTCGCTTACTGGACCCCCGCCGAAGGCCAGCCGGATGCAGACATCAAGCTCATCTACATCCTTTCCCATGCCAGCCACGAGGCCGGGCTCGCCTCCTTCACCGCCTTCCGCGCCGATCCGGACTGGATCACCGCCAAGGGCATCAGCGAAAAAGAAGGCTCACTCACCGTCCCTCAACCGGAGGGAGTCAAAAGCATCTACATGCGTGCTACAGACTACTCACCTTTGCGATGA
- a CDS encoding PfkB family carbohydrate kinase, translating to MTFPSAVLLSGADVVGIGAATLDDLWAVADFSDLEIVAPALAYVQMGGGPVATALCVMAALGNSAVLMDNVGDDLEGNSILQGLGMAGVSTQGMRLVPGARSARAVILVRGGDGARQIHYLPSTAGELHLDEEQVSLIRNARLLHLNGRHEQAARKAVKAAREAGVAVSFDGGAGRYREEIRDLVIASEIRILSLEFARCFCGTVNLEGMMQQLLAPPAKLVVLTDGVRGCHVRSSDGEAFHQPAFAASPLVDTTGCGDVFHGAFLHGWLQQWSLEKCAGFASRMAARNAEGLGGRHVLAGGQVAE from the coding sequence GTGACCTTTCCTTCCGCTGTTCTTCTTTCTGGAGCGGATGTGGTGGGGATTGGTGCGGCGACATTGGATGATTTGTGGGCGGTTGCAGATTTCAGTGATCTGGAAATCGTCGCGCCAGCCTTGGCGTATGTACAAATGGGTGGTGGTCCTGTGGCCACCGCCCTTTGTGTTATGGCGGCTTTGGGAAATTCAGCGGTGCTGATGGACAATGTGGGTGATGACCTTGAGGGAAACTCCATCCTTCAAGGCCTGGGCATGGCCGGTGTGTCCACGCAGGGGATGCGTCTCGTACCGGGCGCAAGATCGGCGCGGGCAGTGATATTAGTGCGGGGAGGGGACGGAGCCAGGCAGATTCACTATCTGCCGTCCACGGCGGGTGAACTGCACCTGGATGAGGAGCAGGTGAGCCTGATCCGGAACGCGCGTCTTTTACATCTCAACGGCCGCCATGAACAGGCAGCCCGGAAAGCCGTAAAGGCGGCCCGGGAAGCTGGAGTCGCGGTCTCCTTTGATGGTGGCGCGGGACGGTACCGTGAGGAGATTCGTGACCTGGTAATTGCCAGCGAGATACGCATCCTGTCGCTGGAATTTGCGCGCTGCTTTTGCGGCACGGTCAACCTGGAGGGGATGATGCAGCAGCTCCTGGCGCCGCCCGCAAAGCTTGTTGTGCTGACGGACGGGGTGCGTGGCTGTCATGTCCGCAGCAGTGACGGGGAGGCCTTTCACCAGCCAGCATTTGCGGCCTCTCCGCTCGTGGATACCACGGGATGCGGAGACGTTTTTCATGGGGCCTTCCTCCATGGCTGGTTGCAGCAGTGGTCCCTGGAAAAGTGTGCCGGGTTCGCCAGCCGCATGGCTGCGAGAAATGCAGAAGGGCTCGGGGGCCGCCATGTCCTGGCAGGTGGGCAGGTGGCTGAGTAA